The following proteins are encoded in a genomic region of Arachis ipaensis cultivar K30076 chromosome B02, Araip1.1, whole genome shotgun sequence:
- the LOC107625537 gene encoding vesicle-associated membrane protein 722, with protein sequence MGQQSLIYSFVARGTVILAEHTDFSGNFTTIAFQCLQKLPASNNKFTYNCDGHTFNYLVDNGFTYCVVAVESVGRQIPMAFLERIKEDFTKRFGGGKAATAAAKSLNREFGSKLKEHMQYCVEHPEEVSKLAKVKDQVSEVKGIMMENIEKVLDRGEKIEVLVDKTENLHYQAQDFRQQGTQLRRKMWYQNMKIKLIVLAIIIALILIIVLSVCHGFNC encoded by the exons ATGGGGCAGCAATCGTTGATCTACAGCTTCGTGGCGCGTGGGACGGTGATCCTGGCGGAGCACACCGACTTCAGCGGCAACTTCACCACCATAGCCTTCCAGTGCCTTCAGAAGCTCCCTGCCTCCAACAACAAGTTCACTTATAACTGTGATGGCCACACCTTCAACTACCTCGTCGATAACGGATTCA CTTACTGTGTAGTGGCAGTGGAATCTGTTGGTAGACAGATTCCAATGGCCTTTCTTGAACGCATCAAGGAGGATTTTACTAAAAGATTCGGTGGAGGAAAAGCTGCGACAGCAGCTGCTAAAAGTCTTAACAGAGAATTTGG CTCAAAGCTGAAGGAGCATATGCAGTACTGTGTGGAGCATCCGGAAGAGGTTAGCAAACTTGCAAAAGTGAAAGATCAGGTTTCTGAAGTAAAAGGAATTATGATGGAAAACATTGAGAAG GTTCTTGATCGAGGAGAGAAGATTGAAGTTTTGGTGGATAAAACTGAGAACCTTCACTATCAG GCACAAGATTTCAGGCAGCAGGGAACCCAGTTGAGGAGAAAGATGTGGTATCAGAACATGAAGATAAAACTAATAGTTCTTGCCATCATAATTGCCTTGATTCTCATAATTGTTCTTTCTGTTTGCCACGGCTTCAATTGTTGA